Genomic DNA from Oncorhynchus clarkii lewisi isolate Uvic-CL-2024 chromosome 5, UVic_Ocla_1.0, whole genome shotgun sequence:
CATTGCACTAACTGTGATGAGTGTTTCTCTAAAGCAGCACAACTAAGAAGTCACATGAAAGTGCATGCCGGGGAAAAGCCTCACCTCTGCACCGACTGTGGGAAACTATTCCAGTCGTTACACGCGTTTGAAAGACACCAGCAGAAACATGCTGGAAAGATGCTTCACCAATGCTCAGACTGTGGTAAAGGTTTTACCAGAGCCTATCACTTGAGAAGACACCAGCATACACATAAAGAGAAGTCTAATTACTGCTCTGATTGTGGTAAGAGCTTCACTCGTCCGGAAAATCTAAAAAGACACCAGTGGAAACACAAGGAAAAGACACGTTACCACTGCTCTATGTGTGAGGAGAAGTTCTCTACACAGGCAATGTTAAATAGTCACCTGCAGGTACATGTTGGAGAGCTACCTCACcattgctctgactgtggaaaggcGTTCTCAGACAAAAGACAATTTGagatccaccagaaaagacatcAGCGAAAAACTGTAAAAAAGAGGTCTTACCTTTGCAGTGACTGTGGAATGACTTTCAACAAGCCAAGCACATTTAAGGTGCACCAGAGATCTCACACCGGAGAAAAACCATACATCTGCTCagagtgtgggaagagttttgtccAGTCCACCACACTCCGGATCCACCTCCAGTGGCACGCTGGGGAGAGGGCCAGCTACTCCTGCCCTGTCTGTGGGAAGATTTTCTCTCGAGCTGACAGTGTGAGGAGACACCAGAtggttcacacaggagagagacctcaTGAGTGCCACTGTTGTGGGAAACGCTGCTTCCGACGGAGTGCTCTGATTATACATATGAGGagtcacactggagagaaaccataCGTTTGTTCTGAGTGCGGGAAGAGGTTCTCCCAAGACGGTGACCAGAAACGACACCAAATAAGACaccaccctgacctctgacctgaagAGGACAGCAGGCACAGGCAGGCTTCAGTACAGGCACACAGGCACCCAAATCCACCCTCACCCCCTACCCTACTAGCTCATACCCCCTAGCCCCTATACCAGGGGGTCGCAAAGTCATTCCTGGACGGTCTAGTGTTTTTTACTATTTCATATATTATGGCTAAaatctgctagctagctaaccaacaattgtaattatgtatttgagagacaagtgctcattgtgcaaatgtatttgttttcaatcaacattggagatgaaatatagcttacatgttgtcaacaatctaagcaaACTCCAtttgttttgccccatagttgcacaCGCAtctgttttgttgctaaacaaccaacccctcTATGCAGATGTTGAAGCACCGttgcttggaaaa
This window encodes:
- the LOC139409646 gene encoding zinc finger protein 883-like gives rise to the protein MFDSKDISSHTDRQLRQRTLEKGKEIATISDDDGGDDDYDYNDDNGDDDYDANNGNDNYDAGDSSDKDGDDDACDNSSKTRDKPYHCLDCGKSFTRVYHLKRHKQTHNKEKCHQCSDCGKSFTRPEHLKKHQRSHMTDKSYHCTNCDECFSKAAQLRSHMKVHAGEKPHLCTDCGKLFQSLHAFERHQQKHAGKMLHQCSDCGKGFTRAYHLRRHQHTHKEKSNYCSDCGKSFTRPENLKRHQWKHKEKTRYHCSMCEEKFSTQAMLNSHLQVHVGELPHHCSDCGKAFSDKRQFEIHQKRHQRKTVKKRSYLCSDCGMTFNKPSTFKVHQRSHTGEKPYICSECGKSFVQSTTLRIHLQWHAGERASYSCPVCGKIFSRADSVRRHQMVHTGERPHECHCCGKRCFRRSALIIHMRSHTGEKPYVCSECGKRFSQDGDQKRHQIRHHPDL